CGAAGATCTCGGCACGATCAAAGTCAATCGCGTGGTCAGCGCCATCGCTGCCGGCCGTGTGGTCAACCCGAAAATGGCCCGTAGCCAGATTCTCGGCGGGGTGGTCTGGGGCATCGGCATGGCGTTGCACGAAGAAACGCAAACCGACCATGCGCTCGGCCGCAACATGAACCACAGCCTGGCCGAGTACCACATCCCGGTAAACGCTGATATCGGTGACATCGACGTGCTGTTCGTCGAAGAAAACGACGAGATCGTCAACGCCCTCGGTTCCAAAGGCGTCGGCGAGATTGGCATTGTCGGGGTGGCGGCGGCGGTGGCGAATGCGATCTATCACGCCACTGGCAAACGGGTGCGGGACTTCCCGATCACCTTGGACAAAGTGCTCTAGGGCAGTTCGTCCAACGTGCGCTAGACCTTGGCCTCTTCGACCAATTCGCTCATGCGGTCGCGGTTGGCCAAGGTCGGGAACAGTTTGATCCAGGTGCCGGTCACCACCAGCGTCCCGATGCCGCCCATGACCACGGCCGGCACGGTGCCGAACCAGTGGGCGGTGAGCCCGGATTCGAATTCGCCCAGTTGATTCGAGGCGCCGATGAACAAGCCGTTCACGGCGCTGACCCGGCCGCGCATTTCATCCGGGGTTTCCAACTGCACAAACGACGCGCGGATGACCATGCTGATCATGTCCGCCGCGCCCAGCACTACCAGCACCGCAAGGGAAAACCAGAACGACGTCGACAGGCCGAACGCAATGGTCGCGACGCCGAAGATCCCGACCGCCGTGAACATCACCCGGCCGACTTTGCGCTCCACGGCAAATCGGGCGAGGTACAGCGACATCAGCAACGCGCCCACTGCTGGCGCCGAACGCAGCAGGCCCAAGCCCCACGGGCCGGTGAGCAAGATGTCCTTGGCGAACACCGGCAGCAGCGCGGTGGCGCCGCCGAGCAGCACGGCGAACAGGTCGAGGGAAATCGCCCCGAGAATGTCCGGGCGGCTGCGAATGAAACGAATCCCCGCCAGCAACGAATCCATGGTCGCTTTGCCCTTGTTCAACGGCGTCTGCCGGGCGGGCAGGTTGAGCATCAGGCCGCACGCGATGATGTACAGAATCACCGTCGGGCCATACACCCAGACGCTGCCGAAGGCGTAAAGCAAACCGCCGAGCGCCGGGGCGACGATGGTTGCCGATTGCTGCGCCGATTGCGCGGCGGCGACGGCGCGCGGGAACAAGGTGCTGGGCACGATGCTCGGCAGCAGGGCTTGGGTGGTCGGCATTTCGAAGGAGCGCGCGGCGCCGAGCAGGAACGCGAGGATGAAGATCATCTCGCGGGTGACGTGGTCAGTGGCGCTGCCGATTGCCAGCGACAACGCGATCAACGCTTGCAGCGACTGGCAGATTGCCGCGACTTTGCGCCGGTCGTACCGGTCGGCGACATGCCCGGTGTGCAGCATGAACAGCACGCGCGGGGCGAATTCAACCAGACCGACCAGACCCAGATCCAGCACGTTACCGGTCAGTTGGTAGAGATTCCAGCCGATCGCCACGGTGAGCATCTGAAACCCGCTGGCGGTAAACACCCGAGCCAGCCAGAACGCGAGAAAAGGACGGTGGTGACGTAACAGCAGGGGCGCTTGGCTGGGCATCTGAAGGCAGGTCTTGGGCGTGGGGAAGGTCGAGGGTATCACCAAGCTGTAACCGGAAGTTACGGTGAAGGAAAATTTAGTTAGCAAGACAACGATCAAATCACTCCGGCGTACGAGATCCCATGTAGCAGCTGGCGCAGCCTGCGAAGCAGCCGTAAGGCCAGACACCACGGTGCATCAGGTCAGCCGAGGTCACAGGAAGAACGACTGCTTCGCAGCCGGACGCAGGCTTCGCCAGCTGCTACAGGGGCCATGTGGCTTGATGGCCAATCCTCTGAGGCAACCTGTCACGCGGCAATCGACCACAGCGGCCATCGTCCGAAATGCGACTACTCTTTCAACATTGCTTGATCCAGATCAAAACCCTTATGGGAAATGATCCGGCGGCCACATGGCCAGACTCCCTACGCTGTGACGCTTATAAAAAAGAACCAATTGAATTTCGCCACACTCCATATCCGTGGGGCCAGAGTGGGTGCAGGGCCATAAGCCCTACAGCCGGTATTACCTGATAGAGGAAGACTTATGTTCGGTTTGGAGGCGCTTGATCTCGCCCGGATGCAGTTCGCGTTCACCATCTCGTTCCACATCCTGTTCCCGGCCATCACCATTGGTCTGGCGAGTTACCTGGCGGTGCTCGAAGGCCTGTGGCTGAAAACCAACAACGACACCTACCGCGACCTCTACCATTTCTGGTCGAAGATCTTTGCCGTCAACTTCGGCATGGGCGTGGTCTCCGGGCTGGTCATGGCGTATCAGTTCGGCACCAACTGGAGCCGCTTCTCAGACTTCGCCGGCGCCGTCACCGGGCCGCTGCTGACCTATGAAGTACTCACGGCATTCTTCCTCGAAGCCGGTTTCCTCGGCGTCATGCTGTTCGGCTGGAACAAGGTCGGGCGCAACCTGCACTTCTTCTCCACCGTCATGGTGGCCGTCGGCACGTTGATCTCGACGTTCTGGATTCTCGCGTCCAACAGCTGGATGCAGACCCCGCAAGGCTTCGAAATCATCGACGGCCGCGTGATTCCGGTGGACTGGCTGGCGGTGATCTTCAACCCGTCGTTCCCGTACCGCTTGATGCACATGGCCACTGCCGCATTCGTCGCGACCGCGTTCTTCGTCGGTTCCTCGGCGGCCTGGCATTTGCTGCGCGGCAAGGACAACCCGGCGATTCGCACGATGCTGTCGATGGCGATGTGGATGGCGTTGATCGTCGCCCCGATTCAAGCGGTAATCGGCGACTTCCACGGCCTCAACACCCTCAAGCATCAACCGGCAAAAATCGCCGCGATTGAAGGTCACTGGGAAAACAAGGGCGATGAGCCGACGCCGCTGATCCTGTTCGGCTGGCCTGACATGAAAGAAGAGCGGACCAAGTTTGCCGTGGAAATCCCGTACCTCGGCAGCCTGATCCTGACCCACTCGCTGGACAAGCAAGTGCCGGCACTCAAGGACTTCCCGCCGGAAGACCGGCCGAATTCGACCATCGTGTTCTGGTCGTTCCGGACCATGGTCGGCCTCGGGTTCCTGATGATCTTCACCGGTTTGTGGAGCCTGTGGCTGCGCAAGGGTGATCGTCTCTACACCTCGCGGCCGTTCCTGTACCTCGCATTGTGGATGGGCCCGTCCGGCCTGATCGCGATTCTCGCCGGTTGGTTCACCACCGAAATCGGCCGTCAGCCGTGGGTGGTTTACGGTTTGATGCGCACGGCGGATGCGTCCTCCAATCACAGCTTTATGCAGATGAGCATCACCCTGGTGCTGTTCGTGGTGGTTTATTTCGCGCTGTTCGGCGCCGGCCTCGGCTACATGATGCGACTGGTGCGCAAAGGTCCGAAGATCGACGAGGGCAAGGAAACCAACGAGGGTGGTCCAGGCAAGAAACGCACGCCGGCCCGTCCGCTGTCCGCAGCCGACGACGACAATGCCGATGCCGACCACACCGTGACCAAGGAGATTTGAATCATGGGTATTGATCTTCCACTGATCTGGGCCGTGATCATCATCTTCGGCATCATGATGTACGTGGTCATGGACGGCTTTGACCTGGGCATCGGGATTCTCTTCCCGTTCATCCCCGGCAAAACCGACCGTGACGTAATGATGAACACCGTGGCGCCAGTCTGGGACGGTAACGAAACCTGGCTGGTACTCGGCGGCGCGGCGTTGTTCGGGGCGTTTCCGCTGGCTTATTCGGTGGTGCTCTCGGCGTTGTACCTGCCGCTGATCTTCATGCTCATCGGGCTGATCTTTCGCGGCGTCGCGTTCGAATTCCGCTTCAAAGCCAAGGACGACAAGCGGCACCTGTGGGACAAGGCGTTCATCGGTGGTTCGGTGGCGGCGACGTTCTTCCAGGGCGTAGCGCTCGGGGCGTTTATCGACGGTTTGCCGGTGGTCGACCGCCAGTTCGCCGGCGGCTCACTCGACTGGGCGACGCCGTTCACCATGTTCTGCGGCGTAGCGCTGGTGATTGCCTACGCGTTGCTCGGTTGCACCTGGCTGATCATGAAGACCGAAGGCAAGTTGCAAGAGCAGATGCACAACCTCGCGCGGCCCTTGGCGTTCGTGGTGTTGGCGGTGATCGGCATCGTCAGTATCTGGACGCCGTTGGCCCACGCCGACATCGCCGCGCGCTGGTTCACGCTGCCGAATCTGTTCTGGTTCCTGCCGGTGCCGATCCTGGTTCTGGTGACCATGTACGGTCTGATCCGCGCCGTCGCTCGCAACGCGCATTACACGCCGTTCCTGCTGACGCTGGTGCTGATCTTCCTCGGCTACAGCGGCTTGGGCATCAGCTTGTGGCCAAACATTGTGCCGCCGTCGATCTCGATCTGGGACGCCGCCGCACCGCCGCAAAGCCAAGGCTTCATGCTGGTCGGCACGCTGTTCATTATCCCGTTCATCCTGGGTTACACCTTCTGGAGCTACTACGTGTTCCGCGGCAAAGTCACCCATGAAGATGGCTACCACTAGCCGAACCGCGTACCCGTAGGAGCAGAGCTTTCTCTCGCAAAGGCGTCCCCCCGGACGCCACCGCACCCGTAGGAGCAGAGCTTGCTCGCGAAGGCGTCCCCCCGGACGCCACCGCACCTGTAGGAGCAGAGCTTGCTCGCGAAGGCGTCTTCCCAGACGCCATCACCCTCAAATGAGGATTGCAATCATGTCCACCAAACCGTCCCTGCACGAGATTCAACAGGCCGAAAAAAAGCCGCTGTGGCAGCGGCTCGGATGGTTGGCGATGATCTGGACCGGCAGCGTCGTGGCGCTGTTCATCGTCGCCAGCCTGATGCGCATGTTCATGAATGCCGCGGGCCTGAGCACGCACTGAAGGCATTCACCTATTCCCGTTCCGTGCCTTGTGACACGGTTTCTCAACCCTCCTGATGGAGGGTTTTTTTTGCCCGGGATTATTTACGCGCTTTCAGAATGACGAATTTCGGCGTCGCCGCCACTTGCTCGACCCCGCGAAACAGCCGCGCCAGTTTGCTGTGATAACCCAAATGACGATTGCCGACGATATACAGCGCGCCACCCACCACCAGCGCTTCGCGAGCCTGCTGGAACATGCGCCAGGCCAGGAAGTCACCGACCACTTGCTGCTGATGAAACGGCGGATTGCACAAAACCACGTCCAGCGATTGTGCTTCCTGCCCGGCCAGACCATCACCCGCTCGCACGATCACCTCGCGCTCGCCCAGCGCCGCACGCCAGTTTTCGCTGGCCGATTGCACGGCCATGAACGACTCGTCCACCAGCGTGTACTGCGCGTCAGGATTTTGCAGGGCGCTGGCGATCGCCAATACGCCGTTGCCGCAACCGAGATCAGCCACGCGCGCCGCGCCAAGGTTTTTCGGCAGGTGCGGCAGGAACGCGCGCGTGCCGATATCCAGGCCTTCGCGGCAGAACACGTTGGCGTGGTTGAGCAGTTCGATGGCCGGCTCGTCGAGCAGGTAACGCGAAGGGTAGGGCGAGGTGGCCGGCGCTTTCGCTTCTGGTGTGGCAATCAGCAAACGCGCTTTTTTCACCGCCAACGACGCCTGAACCGGGCCGATATAACGTTCGAGCAGATCGCCTGCCGCACGCGGCAGGTGCTTGACCATCGCCGCAGCAATCACCTGCGCGCCCGGCGCCAATTGGCTTTGCAGGCGAATCAATTGTTCTTCGAGCAGGGCGAGGGTTTTTGGCACGCGGATCAATACACGATCAAACGGCCCGACCAAGGCTTCGTTGGCCGGCACACTCGGCACGGCGTCGAAACTCAGGCCGTTACGAATCAAATTCTTTTCCAGACCCTGAAACGCCAGATACGAATCACCACTGCTGGTGATCCGGACCTTGCCCGCGAGGCTCGCAGCCAATGCGCCAAAACTGTCGTTGAGCACCAACACTCTGCAGTCAGCGCTCGGTTGCTGTTCGGCCAGATGATTGAGCAAGTACTCGTCCGCGGCATCGAAGGCTTGCAGCGGTTCGTTCTGCTGTTCGGGCTGGCGGATCAGGTCGAGTTCGGCGAAAGGTGTTTCGAGCAAAGGCATGGGGCGGGGGGCTCTGGATAATCAACGGGTATCCCGCAGCCCTGGGGCGATGTAGCGGGCAGAAACGGCCGAGTGGACTGCGCCGTGGAGGTTCCCACGTCATCACTCTGGACGGATCGCAAATGGTACGTTTTTTTCGGTTGGATTACTCGCAGGTTTTCCCTGAGTACAGCGTCCTCAGATGACGCCGACCCGGGTGGCTTTGATCACAGCGGAAATCTTGTTGCACACGCCGAGTTTCTCGATGGAGCGG
The window above is part of the Pseudomonas prosekii genome. Proteins encoded here:
- a CDS encoding cytochrome ubiquinol oxidase subunit I, which produces MFGLEALDLARMQFAFTISFHILFPAITIGLASYLAVLEGLWLKTNNDTYRDLYHFWSKIFAVNFGMGVVSGLVMAYQFGTNWSRFSDFAGAVTGPLLTYEVLTAFFLEAGFLGVMLFGWNKVGRNLHFFSTVMVAVGTLISTFWILASNSWMQTPQGFEIIDGRVIPVDWLAVIFNPSFPYRLMHMATAAFVATAFFVGSSAAWHLLRGKDNPAIRTMLSMAMWMALIVAPIQAVIGDFHGLNTLKHQPAKIAAIEGHWENKGDEPTPLILFGWPDMKEERTKFAVEIPYLGSLILTHSLDKQVPALKDFPPEDRPNSTIVFWSFRTMVGLGFLMIFTGLWSLWLRKGDRLYTSRPFLYLALWMGPSGLIAILAGWFTTEIGRQPWVVYGLMRTADASSNHSFMQMSITLVLFVVVYFALFGAGLGYMMRLVRKGPKIDEGKETNEGGPGKKRTPARPLSAADDDNADADHTVTKEI
- a CDS encoding MFS transporter, encoding MPSQAPLLLRHHRPFLAFWLARVFTASGFQMLTVAIGWNLYQLTGNVLDLGLVGLVEFAPRVLFMLHTGHVADRYDRRKVAAICQSLQALIALSLAIGSATDHVTREMIFILAFLLGAARSFEMPTTQALLPSIVPSTLFPRAVAAAQSAQQSATIVAPALGGLLYAFGSVWVYGPTVILYIIACGLMLNLPARQTPLNKGKATMDSLLAGIRFIRSRPDILGAISLDLFAVLLGGATALLPVFAKDILLTGPWGLGLLRSAPAVGALLMSLYLARFAVERKVGRVMFTAVGIFGVATIAFGLSTSFWFSLAVLVVLGAADMISMVIRASFVQLETPDEMRGRVSAVNGLFIGASNQLGEFESGLTAHWFGTVPAVVMGGIGTLVVTGTWIKLFPTLANRDRMSELVEEAKV
- a CDS encoding methyltransferase — its product is MPLLETPFAELDLIRQPEQQNEPLQAFDAADEYLLNHLAEQQPSADCRVLVLNDSFGALAASLAGKVRITSSGDSYLAFQGLEKNLIRNGLSFDAVPSVPANEALVGPFDRVLIRVPKTLALLEEQLIRLQSQLAPGAQVIAAAMVKHLPRAAGDLLERYIGPVQASLAVKKARLLIATPEAKAPATSPYPSRYLLDEPAIELLNHANVFCREGLDIGTRAFLPHLPKNLGAARVADLGCGNGVLAIASALQNPDAQYTLVDESFMAVQSASENWRAALGEREVIVRAGDGLAGQEAQSLDVVLCNPPFHQQQVVGDFLAWRMFQQAREALVVGGALYIVGNRHLGYHSKLARLFRGVEQVAATPKFVILKARK
- the cydB gene encoding cytochrome d ubiquinol oxidase subunit II encodes the protein MGIDLPLIWAVIIIFGIMMYVVMDGFDLGIGILFPFIPGKTDRDVMMNTVAPVWDGNETWLVLGGAALFGAFPLAYSVVLSALYLPLIFMLIGLIFRGVAFEFRFKAKDDKRHLWDKAFIGGSVAATFFQGVALGAFIDGLPVVDRQFAGGSLDWATPFTMFCGVALVIAYALLGCTWLIMKTEGKLQEQMHNLARPLAFVVLAVIGIVSIWTPLAHADIAARWFTLPNLFWFLPVPILVLVTMYGLIRAVARNAHYTPFLLTLVLIFLGYSGLGISLWPNIVPPSISIWDAAAPPQSQGFMLVGTLFIIPFILGYTFWSYYVFRGKVTHEDGYH
- a CDS encoding DUF2474 domain-containing protein; amino-acid sequence: MSTKPSLHEIQQAEKKPLWQRLGWLAMIWTGSVVALFIVASLMRMFMNAAGLSTH